One Ezakiella massiliensis genomic window, AACAAAAACGCTATCACAGACGTTGGAGTTGGCACACTTCTACTTCAATCAGGACTTGAAGGCGCTCTCTTTAACGTACTAATCAACGTAAATTCAATTAAAGACGAAGAATACGCAAACGGAATCAGAAAGAAAGCAGACGAACTTCTAAAAGAAGCAGCAGATAAAAAAGCTGAAACTCTAAAGATCGTTTACTCAAAACTCCAATAATATGATTTATCTGGACAATGCAGCAACCTCTTGGCCCAAGCCTCCCTCTGTAAAGGAGGCTGTGGCCCAGGCTTTTGACTATGCTGCAAACCCGGGCAGAGGAGCTCACCAGCTGGCTATGAAGTCAGCTCGTGAGGTCTTTAAGGTGCGCGAAAAAATAAAAGACCTGATAAATGCAGAGTCTACAAAAAATATAGCCTTTACAAAAAACTGTACTGAAGGCTTAAATATCGCAATGTTTGGGTCTCTCCAAGCTGGAGACCACGTCATTACAAGTGTATATGAACACAATTCCATCCTCCGCCCCCTCCACGTTTTAGAGGAGAGGGGAGTTGACTTGGATATTTTGGATTGTCCAATTGATGACCTTCCAGATAATATCCTAAGAGCCATCAGGCCAAACACGCGGATGGTTGCAATCTCCCACGTGGATAACTTGGTCGGCAGGGTCAAGGATATCAAAAAAATTGGCAACAGCCTATCCAGGGATATATTATTTTTGGTCGACGCAGCCCAATCCATTGGCCACATGCCAATAGATGTGGAAGAGGCGCGGATTGACCTCTTGGCAGCACCTGGCCACAAGGCCCTGATGGGGCCCATGGGAACAGGCTTTTTGTATGTACGTGACGAGACCGCTGTGCTACCCTTTATGGTTGGCGGCACGGGATCACGCAGCCAGTCCCTGGTCCACCCAGACTTTGCCCCCGACAAGTACGAGGCAGGGACTGAAAACCTCCACGGAATTGTGGGCCTGGGCGCAGGTATAGACTGGATCAATGAAACTGGCATAGAAAAAATCGAAGCCCATGTCAAGGACTTGGCCCAAACTTTTTATAGGCTGGTAAAAGATATGCCTGGAGTAATAGTCTACGGGATTGAATCGGAAGACCAGATTACAAGCATAGTAAGTTTAAATATAAGTGACAGGGACAGCGCCGAGGTGGCCATGGCCCTAGACAGGGAAGGGGAGGTTGCCGTTCGCAGCCAAATGCACTGTGCACCGCTTTCCCACAAACACTTCCATACCCTAGACCAGGGCATGGTAAGATTTTCCTTTGGCTACTTTAACACCATGGATGAGGTCCATGAAGCCGCAAAAATTTTAGAAAAAATAATTCAAGATAATTAGGTAAAAACATGTTAGAAAAATATCAAATGGAAATTATCTACGGGCTAGGCGGATTGTCGGCAATACTTTTAGTCCTGGTTATAATAAACATGAATCGAATCAAAAAACTAAAAAATCGCTTCGACAAAATGGCCGGCTACGAAGATATAGACCTTGAAAAGCTACTGGGCATACTTAGAAAAGATATAAATGACATCCACACGGGAAATATCTTGAGAGAAGAAAAGATTGCAAAATTGGAGCAGGCCTACAGCTTTACTATAAACAAGGTCGGCTTTTACAGGTACAATGCCCTGGCCAACGAAAAATTAGGGCGAGGTGGCGACCTGTCCTTTTCGATTGCATTTTTGGACTCCTATTACAACGGCTTTATTTTGACCAGCATCTACGCTGGCAGCCAGTCCATCAGCTATGCCAAGCCAATTAGAAACAAGGGATCCAATATCCCCCTCTCAGAAGAGGAGCTAATCGCCATAGACAAGGCAATACGCGGCGATATTATAGAATAGAAAGAGTGAAATTATGGATTTAAAAAAAGAAATAGCAGTTATAGAAAACTTTCCCAAAGAGGGCATATCCTTTAAGGACATTACAACCCTCTTGCAAAACCCAGAAGCCTACAGGGAAGCGGTCAAGCAACTCGCAGAACCCCTAAGAGGCAAGGGGATCAAATACATTGTAGCCCCTGAAGCTCGCGGCTTTATCTTTGGATGCACAGTCGCAGTTGAGCTGGGCATAGGCTTTGTCCCTGTTAGGAAAAAGGGCAAGCTCCCAAGGGAAACTGTATCCTACAAGTACGAAAAAGAATACGGGGAAGACGAACTCTTCATCCACAAGGACGCCATCAAACCTGGCGACAGGGTTGCGATTGTCGATGACCTACTGGCAACAGGCGGAACCATTATGGCCTGCGAAAAACTCCTCAAAAATATGGGAGCAGAAGTTGTGGATATAGGATTTTTGATCGAACTAACCGGCCTCAAAGGCAAGGACAGATTGGAAACCGAAACCTATTCCATTGTGAAATATGAATTCTAATAAAAATTTAAAGTAGTGGCTGACTTAATGTCGGCCATTTTTTGTGGGAAAATTTAGGGAGGGTGATAATTGCTTTGGGAATAATTTTTATATTTAATATTTCGACCGCTGGATATCGAGTCTCCACGGACGAAATGGCCACCATAAAGGATGGCCTCTACCTTAGTGCTGACAAGCATCCGTAAGAAATCATCTTCATCGGAAAATCGCTCTGCGGTGTAGGGGTCGCGGTTAATCCCGACCATTTCAGACCCGATACCAGGTTTATCCCGGTTGAAGAGACGAGCTTAAATGTATTTATAAAATTAAAATAACATTATATAAATAAATCTTCAATTCATTAGGAACATTAATCATAGCTTTTCCTAATCCAATCCACGGTGAAGCGTAACGCTTTATCAGGTATCGGACTAGGAGGGGTTAATATATATGTATAATGAGTTGTGTATGTGTATAATTTGCTGTGAATGTGTATAATTTGTGTCAATCGAAGTATCGCTCTGCGTTGTAGAGGCTACTTGCAGCCACGCCCAAGAGGTCAATTTCATGTAGCGGCGATCCTGAAATGGTCGCCAAGAAATTGACCGATTGGTATGCAGGAAAAATTCGGTGGGGTGTTCCCAAAAAGTTGGACAAATAATTTGTTCATCTAAAAGAATGCTTTCTACTTGCTAACTAAATTTTTGAATGCGATTGTCAAGGGTTGCGAAGCAACTTGCATAGCCCTTGACATAAAGCTTATTCAAAAATTTAAAATTTGGCAAGAAAGCTTCTTTATGCTCTTTCTTTTTCTTCGTAATACTTGGCCCTTTTTTCATTGGGGCTTAGGTAGTTGTTCTTTTCTTTTATTCTTGTGTTGTTGTAGTATTCCACAAATTCATCTACTGCCTTTTGTAACTGCTCTAGGCTTTTGAATTTTGTTTTACTTAGTTTTTCTCTTTTAATTACTGACCAGAAGCTTTCTATGACTGAGTTGTCTAGGCAGTTGCCTTTTCTTGACATGCTTTGGTAGATATTATTTTCTTTTAGTAGGTCTTGGTATTCTTTACTGAAGTATATGATGCCTTGGTCTGAATGAAATGTTCTTCTGTATTCTGCATTATTGGTTTTTCTTATGGTTTCTTTTGCTAGATCTATGAAGGGTTCTTTTCTCATGTTGTCTACTACGTTGTATGAGATTATTTTCCTGTCAAATCCATCTATGAAGGCGTTTAGGTAGGCCCATGTATAGTTTTCTTTGTCTTTATATATTTTTACATAGGTTGTGTCTGTAAAGAGTTTTAGATTTGGCATTGTGGAGTCAAATCTTCTTTTTATTCTGTTTGGTATGTCTTTTAGGCTTCCTAGGAATGTGTATGGTTTTCTGGTTTTCTTGGTTTTTATTTGC contains:
- a CDS encoding aminotransferase class V-fold PLP-dependent enzyme, producing MIYLDNAATSWPKPPSVKEAVAQAFDYAANPGRGAHQLAMKSAREVFKVREKIKDLINAESTKNIAFTKNCTEGLNIAMFGSLQAGDHVITSVYEHNSILRPLHVLEERGVDLDILDCPIDDLPDNILRAIRPNTRMVAISHVDNLVGRVKDIKKIGNSLSRDILFLVDAAQSIGHMPIDVEEARIDLLAAPGHKALMGPMGTGFLYVRDETAVLPFMVGGTGSRSQSLVHPDFAPDKYEAGTENLHGIVGLGAGIDWINETGIEKIEAHVKDLAQTFYRLVKDMPGVIVYGIESEDQITSIVSLNISDRDSAEVAMALDREGEVAVRSQMHCAPLSHKHFHTLDQGMVRFSFGYFNTMDEVHEAAKILEKIIQDN
- a CDS encoding DUF4446 family protein encodes the protein MLEKYQMEIIYGLGGLSAILLVLVIINMNRIKKLKNRFDKMAGYEDIDLEKLLGILRKDINDIHTGNILREEKIAKLEQAYSFTINKVGFYRYNALANEKLGRGGDLSFSIAFLDSYYNGFILTSIYAGSQSISYAKPIRNKGSNIPLSEEELIAIDKAIRGDIIE
- a CDS encoding adenine phosphoribosyltransferase, which encodes MDLKKEIAVIENFPKEGISFKDITTLLQNPEAYREAVKQLAEPLRGKGIKYIVAPEARGFIFGCTVAVELGIGFVPVRKKGKLPRETVSYKYEKEYGEDELFIHKDAIKPGDRVAIVDDLLATGGTIMACEKLLKNMGAEVVDIGFLIELTGLKGKDRLETETYSIVKYEF
- a CDS encoding IS3 family transposase, with the protein product MFKRVEEDSTSRKNEEKTRIAEDLRRQYPLKTILEVIGLARSTFYHNLDRMREPDKDSELKLKMLEIREAHPNYGLRRIHAVLKMDEEINIKKVHRLYKELGMQIKTKKTRKPYTFLGSLKDIPNRIKRRFDSTMPNLKLFTDTTYVKIYKDKENYTWAYLNAFIDGFDRKIISYNVVDNMRKEPFIDLAKETIRKTNNAEYRRTFHSDQGIIYFSKEYQDLLKENNIYQSMSRKGNCLDNSVIESFWSVIKREKLSKTKFKSLEQLQKAVDEFVEYYNNTRIKEKNNYLSPNEKRAKYYEEKERA